One genomic region from Selenihalanaerobacter shriftii encodes:
- the rpmG gene encoding 50S ribosomal protein L33, with protein sequence MREIITLACTECNQRNYSSTKNKSNTRDRVELKKHCKYCGKHTVHKETK encoded by the coding sequence ATGAGAGAAATCATTACATTAGCGTGTACAGAATGTAATCAACGTAACTATTCTAGTACTAAAAATAAGTCTAATACTCGTGATCGGGTAGAATTAAAAAAACATTGTAAGTATTGTGGGAAGCATACTGTTCATAAGGAAACTAAGTAA